The sequence GGAATGCCAATCATTTCCGGCTTCCAATCTGTTAGAGCAAACACGCCATCTTTTATGAAGATTACGTAAACTTTATGGTCCATAGCCATTCCGACGGCTTGCCTTAAAGCTTCAAAAGTTTTCCAGCTAAACGGATTTGATTTTATCAAGCTTACAGCTTTTTTCTTTGCCATTTTTACATCCTAAGATAAGCTTATGACTTTTTCACTTTCAGAAATGAGCTTAGAAAGTCCATACATGCTACTACTTTCAGCCCATGGTTGTGGTTCAATCTTTCTTTGGTTAGCATTATGGGCACAGTAGTATATTTTTGCTCCCTCTTCTGCTAACTTTTTAACATCATCGTGAAGTAAGCAGTAGGTTCCATTTGCCATAAAAAATATGTTCACTTTATCGTTTCTTTTCAATCCAGCTCTTGCAAATTTTACTAAGGTGTTAAAATCTGCGGAGTAAGGATTGCTTGCCATTATTAAAAGTAATTTCATTTTACCTTTCTCACCAATACTTCCCAGAGGTTTTCACCGATTTGATTTACAGCTAAAACTTCTTGACCTTCCATTTCCATGCTTTTTGGCACATTTTCAACCGATGGCTTGTAATCTAAAATAACTCTTAAAACTTGACCTTTATCCATCTGTTCGATGATAAGTTTACTTTTTACGAAGGTGAACGGGCAAACCTCGCCTTTTAAGTCAAGTTCTCTATCTATCTGCATATCTCACCTCTAAAAATGAACTTCACAAGCTTGGTCGTATTCTATAAGCTCTTTTATTGTTGGGTTTTCTCCACATAAATTACACTTTTTATCTTTTCTTAATTTTACTGTTCTAAACTCTGTCGTTAAAGCATCAAATACTAATAGCTTACCAACCAAAGGCTCACCAATTCCAAGAATAAGCTTTAATGCTTCATTTGCTTGAAGAGTTCCCATGATTCCACCTACTACACCAAGCAAGCCAGCCTCTTGACAGCTTGGTACTAAACCTGGTGGTGGTGGCTCAGGAAATAGACATCTATAACATGGTGAAGTTTCTTTATTTCTGTAGTCAAAGGTTGTAAGCTGACCTTCAAATCTAAGTATTGCAGCAGATACCAAAGGTTTTCCAAGCATATAACATGCGTCATTAACTAAAAATCTTGTTGGAAAGTTATCTGAACCATCTAAAACAATATCATAATCTTTTATAATATCTAAAACATTTGATTTATCAATCTTTTGATTGTAAGGAATTACTTTTACGTCAGGATTTAATGCCTCTATTGTCATCTTTGCAGATTCTACCTTAGGAATACCGACTCTTGAAGTGTTGTGTAATATCTGTCTTTGCAGGTTAGAAAAATCTACAACATCAAAATCAACTATTCCAATTGTTCCAACGCCCGCAGCTGCCAAATAGTATAAAGATGGAGAACCAAGTCCACCGGCACCTATAACAAGCACCTTAGCATCTAAAAGCTTCTTTTGACCTACACCACCAACTTCCGGAAGTATTATATGCCTACTATATCTCTTGATCTGTTCTTCCGTAAATTGAAAAGACATTTAAGCCTCACCTCTCTAAATTACAATTAAATAATTATACCACTTTTGATATAATTTATTATATCCATTTAGATTGGAGTTATAATATGATTAATAGCGGTGATCTAAAAACGTTTAGTCTCATAGATATATTTCAAATCATCAAAGAAGGAGGAAAGAACTGTATTTTAGCTATCGAAAATAACGACAATGTATATGGAATATACTTTAAGGGTGGCGATCCTGTCTATGTAAGAAAGGTTAAACGAAGCTTTTTCCTTTATATGGATTTAGATTTTGAATCTGTTTTAAAAAGAGATAAAATCTCAAAGCAAGAGATTTTTAAAAACTTTGCAACTTTACTACCCATAATCTTAAAATTTAAAGAAGGTAGGTTTTCTATAACATCAGGTTTTATAAAGTATTCTGAAGACATAAAGCCATTAATCAATACAGAAAAGCTTATCATTCTCCTTTCAAGAAATTTAAGCTTAGAAGAAGTAAACAGAAAAATTACAGACCCTGAACTGATTTTTGAAAAAACAGAAAAAGCTCAAGAATTGTCAGAATTAGCAGACCTTAGCAGTCAAGAAAGAGAGATATTAACTCTTATAGATGGAAAAAATAAAGTGAGTGATATCATTGCTAAAATTCACTTCAATAGAATCCTAAAAGATGAAAATATTTTAAATGTAAACGATGAAGATTATGTCAAAAAACTGTATGAAGACAGTGAATTGTTAGTAAAAAGAGCATTATATGGATTTTTGGCAAGCGGTATAATAAGAAAATTAAGAAACATTAAAAAATCAGAATCAATAATAGAAAGAATTCTGTCTTACTTAGAATCAAAACCTATCAAAGAAAGTTTAAAAGAAATCTAAAAAAGGAGTAGAAAGATGAACAGCAGACAGTATGCAGAAAGCATTGCAAAAAAAGCAAAAAGTACGGTGAGGAAATTATCGTCATTAACTACAAAAATAAAAAATGATGCTTTACTAAGGACAGCAGAATTGCTATTAGAAAGAAAAAGTCAAATCATAGAAGAAAATAAAAAAGATTTAGAACTTGCTGAAAAGAAAGGATATTCAAAAGCTCTGCTTGATAGGCTCGCTTTAGATGATAAAAGAATAAATCAGATGGTTCAGGTTTTAAAAGACGTTGCAGCATTGCCAGACCCGGTAGGTGAGATAATCAACATGTGGACAAGACCAAACGGATTAAAAGTTGGTCAAATGAGAGTGCCGCTTGGAGTAATCTTGATTATATACGAAGCAAGACCAAACGTTACAATAGAAGCTGCGTCTCTTTGTATGAAATCTTCAAACGCAGTAATTTTAAAAGGTGGAAGTGAAACAATCAATTCAAACAGAATATTGGTTGATATAATCAAACAAGCTTGCAGAGAGACTTGCTTTCCGGAGGAAGCAGTCCAGTTTGTAGATACAACAGATAGGGAAGTTGTAAACCATCTATTGAAGCTTGAAGGATTAATAGATGTGGCAATTCCAAGAGGTGGTGAAAGCTTAATCAGAGCAGTGGCAGAAAATTCAAAAATCCCAGTAATCAAACATTATAAAGGTGTTTGTAATCTTTATGTTGATGATGAAGCAGACATGGAAAAGGCTTTAAACATTGCTTACAATGCAAAGGTACAAAGACCATCTGTATGTAATGCTATAGAAAATCTTGTAGTTCATAGAAAAATTGCAGATAAATTCCTACCGGAGATTGCCTACTACTTCGGAAAAGCAGGCGTTGAAATGAGATGTGATGAATACAGCTATAATCTGCTTATAAACCATCCAAAAGCAAAAGATACAGAAATAGTTCCGGCAAAAGAAGAAGATTATTACGAAGAGTTTTTAGACTTGATAATTGCTGTAAAAGTAGTAGATAGCTTAGATGAGGCAATAGACTTTATAGAAAAGTATGGTTCTCACCACTCGGACGCAATAGTTACAGAAAACTATACAAAAGGAATGAGGTTTATCCAAGAAGTAGACAGTGCAGCTGTTTATATCAATGCATCTACAAGATTTACAGATGGTAATGAGTTTGGGCTTGGTGCAGAGATGGGAATTTCAACTGACAAAATTCATGCAAGAGGACCAATGGCATTAAAAGAGTTAACTATTCCTAAATTCATAGTGTTTGGAAATGGCCAGCTTAGAGAAAATGTAGGAATACCAAAAGATGAAAGTGAAATAAAGATAGATACAAACGCATGTAATTTGTAATGTCAAAACAGATATTTGATATAACGGTTAGAGATGTATTAAAAGACCCAATCTTAAAACTTATTGAGAGATTAGTAGGTAAAAAGATTGTAAGAAGCTTAGATATTTCTCTACCGTCTATAAAAGAAAGAAAAGTAGATATTTTATTGGAAGCAGAAGATAGAAGTTTAATTCATATAGAGCTACAATCAACAAACCATAAATATATGCACTATAGAATGCTTGAATACAGACTTGAAATAACAAGGAAGTTTAAAACAAACAATATTATCCAATTTGTCATTTACTTAGGTGAGAAAAAATGTACAATGAAATCCGAAATATCGGAAAAAGATTTAATTTATAGATACAACTTGATTGACATAAAACAAATACCATGTCAGGATATTATAAAAGAAGATGATATAGACTCAATCGTTTTAGGTTTTTTGTGTAATCTAAAAAACAAAGAAAAACTTTTAGAAAAATTAAAAATTAAATTATCAACATTAGATGATGTAAAAAGAGCTGATTGGATTAGAGGAATATTGCTAATTCTTGGACTGAGACCTAAATTGAAAAAAGAATTTCAAAGATTGATAGATAGGGAGGAAATAAAAATGCCAATAACCATAAGAATAAGAAGGGACTTAATAGAAGATTTGCCGGTGATCGGAGACCTACTAAGAGAAGCTGAAAGAGAAGCTATTGAGAAGGGAGTTGAAAAAGGTTTAAAAAAAGGTTTAAAAAAAGGTTTAAAAGAAGGTTTGCAAAAAGGCATGCAGAAAGGAATCAAAGAAGGCTTACAAAAAGGATTGCAGGAAGGATTACAGAAAGGTCTACAAGAAGGCATCGTTAAAGCAAAACAAGAAGATATAATTAAAGTGTTAGAGGCAAAATTTGGAAAATTAAGTAAAACAGTTAACAGTAAAATCAAGAAAATAAACGATCTAAATAAATTAGAAGCTTTACTTTTAGAAGCTGTAAAATCTGAGAGTTTAGAAGAGTTTAAAACAAAATTATAAAAACCGGAGCTTTTATGAAATCAATAAACGAGTTTTTTAAAGCCAAGGAAGAAAATAAGAAAATAACTGTTATCTCAACTTACGACTACTGGTCTGCCAAATTATGCGAAGAAGCCGGAATAGATGCTATTCTTGTTGGAGACTCTTTGTCTATGGTAGTTCAAGGAAATGATTCCACCTTACCTGTTAGCTTAGATGAGATGATTTATCATACAAAAGCCGTAAGAAGAGGAGCACCAAACACGTTTATCATCGTTGATATGCCGTTTTTGACATATCACACAACCATAGAAGAAACTGTTAAAAATGCCGGAAGGGTATTAAAAGAAACAGGAGCTAACGCAGTTAAGCTTGAGGGTGGAGAGCAGATAGCAAAAGCAGTAGAAAGGTTAACATCTCTTGGAATTCCTGTAATGGGACATCTTGGACTTACTCCGCAGTTTATAAACATTCTCGGTGGTTATAAAGTCCAAGGTAAAACTCAAGATAGCAGGGAAAAAATAAAAAAGGATGCTAAAATTCTTCAAGAAGCCGGATGTTTTTCGATAGTTTTAGAAGCTATGCCATCAGACCTTGCTAAAGAAATAACAGAAAGTTTAAAAATTCCAACCATTGGAATAGGAGCCGGGAAGTTTACAGATGGACAAGTTTTAGTTTTTCATGATTTGATAGGAATCTTTCCAAAAACTCCAAAATTTGTAAAAAGATACTTAGAAGCGGGAAATCTTATAAAACAAGCACTTTCACAGTTTAAAGATGAAGTTTTAAAGGGCGATTTTCCAAGCAAAGAACATGAATATTAACATTTCAACAAAATTAGACGATGCTATTGATGTAATAAAAAACGGCGGAATAGTAATTACTAAAACAGATACTATCTACGGAATTCTTGCTAATGCCTTAGATAAAGAAG is a genomic window of Sulfurihydrogenibium sp. containing:
- a CDS encoding glutamate-5-semialdehyde dehydrogenase produces the protein MNSRQYAESIAKKAKSTVRKLSSLTTKIKNDALLRTAELLLERKSQIIEENKKDLELAEKKGYSKALLDRLALDDKRINQMVQVLKDVAALPDPVGEIINMWTRPNGLKVGQMRVPLGVILIIYEARPNVTIEAASLCMKSSNAVILKGGSETINSNRILVDIIKQACRETCFPEEAVQFVDTTDREVVNHLLKLEGLIDVAIPRGGESLIRAVAENSKIPVIKHYKGVCNLYVDDEADMEKALNIAYNAKVQRPSVCNAIENLVVHRKIADKFLPEIAYYFGKAGVEMRCDEYSYNLLINHPKAKDTEIVPAKEEDYYEEFLDLIIAVKVVDSLDEAIDFIEKYGSHHSDAIVTENYTKGMRFIQEVDSAAVYINASTRFTDGNEFGLGAEMGISTDKIHARGPMALKELTIPKFIVFGNGQLRENVGIPKDESEIKIDTNACNL
- the panB gene encoding 3-methyl-2-oxobutanoate hydroxymethyltransferase; this translates as MKSINEFFKAKEENKKITVISTYDYWSAKLCEEAGIDAILVGDSLSMVVQGNDSTLPVSLDEMIYHTKAVRRGAPNTFIIVDMPFLTYHTTIEETVKNAGRVLKETGANAVKLEGGEQIAKAVERLTSLGIPVMGHLGLTPQFINILGGYKVQGKTQDSREKIKKDAKILQEAGCFSIVLEAMPSDLAKEITESLKIPTIGIGAGKFTDGQVLVFHDLIGIFPKTPKFVKRYLEAGNLIKQALSQFKDEVLKGDFPSKEHEY
- a CDS encoding sulfurtransferase TusA family protein, with product MQIDRELDLKGEVCPFTFVKSKLIIEQMDKGQVLRVILDYKPSVENVPKSMEMEGQEVLAVNQIGENLWEVLVRKVK
- the moeB gene encoding molybdopterin-synthase adenylyltransferase MoeB, coding for MSFQFTEEQIKRYSRHIILPEVGGVGQKKLLDAKVLVIGAGGLGSPSLYYLAAAGVGTIGIVDFDVVDFSNLQRQILHNTSRVGIPKVESAKMTIEALNPDVKVIPYNQKIDKSNVLDIIKDYDIVLDGSDNFPTRFLVNDACYMLGKPLVSAAILRFEGQLTTFDYRNKETSPCYRCLFPEPPPPGLVPSCQEAGLLGVVGGIMGTLQANEALKLILGIGEPLVGKLLVFDALTTEFRTVKLRKDKKCNLCGENPTIKELIEYDQACEVHF
- a CDS encoding DUF4388 domain-containing protein; translated protein: MINSGDLKTFSLIDIFQIIKEGGKNCILAIENNDNVYGIYFKGGDPVYVRKVKRSFFLYMDLDFESVLKRDKISKQEIFKNFATLLPIILKFKEGRFSITSGFIKYSEDIKPLINTEKLIILLSRNLSLEEVNRKITDPELIFEKTEKAQELSELADLSSQEREILTLIDGKNKVSDIIAKIHFNRILKDENILNVNDEDYVKKLYEDSELLVKRALYGFLASGIIRKLRNIKKSESIIERILSYLESKPIKESLKEI
- a CDS encoding DsrE family protein — its product is MKLLLIMASNPYSADFNTLVKFARAGLKRNDKVNIFFMANGTYCLLHDDVKKLAEEGAKIYYCAHNANQRKIEPQPWAESSSMYGLSKLISESEKVISLS